A window of Thermoproteales archaeon genomic DNA:
TATTAATATATCCTCTCTTGTTATCTCTGAAAATAGCCTCGTTTATCGGCATCGCGCTATTCGCTGTAAATCCTGAAATTGCGGTCGTTACTGCCGGTATCGTAGCTTCAGCCTTGATAGGCTTGTTCTATTTCACGCCTATAGTATTGCTAGTCTTAAGGAAATACAGATTGTCAAAGAACCTATTCATCGTGTTGTTCCTTCTTGTAATAACTTCTACCGTTCACATTGCGTTAGCCGAAGCTTTCTCATTAACCCCGTTAATGATGCTGGCAACTACTATGCTTACATTGGAGATGGCGCTTTTAACGCCATTAACGGTTAAAAAATTACTAGATAATTTACTTTTTCAAGTATTCTTCTAAAAGCCTTCTAATTTCTTTAACTTCTCTTACTAAAGATTCTATACTAGACGCGGATGGTGCAGCCTCTTTCTTAGCTCGCGATCTAACCTTCTCCATTATATCCTCTCGTATTTTCTCGTAGTTTTCCAGATATGCAAGCTCTGCCTCTGCTTTTTTAACAGCTTGCGCCGTGCTGTAACCAGCAGTTTGCACTCTTAAAGTAGCGACGTTAAAATATCTTGATATTGGACCCTGAACAATATCTATGTTCGTTATCTTGTCAAATGGTACTATGCTCTTGGTTTTCCACCACACGCCTTGCGATGCTATAATTTCATGGTCCGTTATTTCATAGGTTATAGAATTATAGTATTTTTCTATCCAGTAAGATGTAAAGATTATAACAAAAACAAGCAATGCGTGAACTGCTATAATGAAAAATAGCGTGCCCTCAACCGAAAATAGTAGAAGCGTCAGGGGTATGCTGAACATCAGGTAGAAAACTATAAACAATATTAAATATGCATAATAGATGGTTTTCATTTTTAAGCTAGGCTTTAGAACGCTAGTTCTCATCGAGATTAAAACAGTATTATTAGATAAAAACCTTTCTAGAGGCCGAGCATTTTCCTAGCTTTCTCGCGTAATCTAGCGATCTTTTTCTTGTCTTGTCTTACTTGGATTATTAAACCGATTTTTTCCAGTTTTCTAGTTACCCTAGAAACTTTCGCTGGTGAAAACCCAGTAAGTTCGATCAGCTGCGGATGCGATAGCTCGCCATGCTCAGCTATAAGCTCTAGAACCTTACGCTCATCCTTGTTTAGAAACTCGTATATGCTATCTTTATCAAATAATAGCACGGGCTCTGGAAGCAGGAAAAACAATGAGACGAAAATAGAGGTGACGCCTACAGAGATTAAAACTAGGGAAATGAAAA
This region includes:
- a CDS encoding PH domain-containing protein; translated protein: MRTSVLKPSLKMKTIYYAYLILFIVFYLMFSIPLTLLLFSVEGTLFFIIAVHALLVFVIIFTSYWIEKYYNSITYEITDHEIIASQGVWWKTKSIVPFDKITNIDIVQGPISRYFNVATLRVQTAGYSTAQAVKKAEAELAYLENYEKIREDIMEKVRSRAKKEAAPSASSIESLVREVKEIRRLLEEYLKK
- a CDS encoding winged helix-turn-helix transcriptional regulator, with the protein product TSNNSMLQSMKYKNILYYIFFFLSLLAFLIGVGILLAEIGLRGYSVFISLVLISVGVTSIFVSLFFLLPEPVLLFDKDSIYEFLNKDERKVLELIAEHGELSHPQLIELTGFSPAKVSRVTRKLEKIGLIIQVRQDKKKIARLREKARKMLGL